A single region of the Acidimicrobiales bacterium genome encodes:
- a CDS encoding PAS domain S-box protein gives MRDGRYDVVLVDDAVDVRAVVGRQLRLSRRFTVVGEGGSGAEAVALAAEHQPDLVLLDASMPGRDGLDALPAVRQAAPGAKVVMLTGFAGSALERRARDLGAADFVDKAAPIRDLPGRLLAVLGVGGAPRRPTAGDPTAGPEPEAVMAEHLERFRTVFDQATIGMSTLTLSGTIVRVNPALADLLGGDEEAFVGRPYADVLAPDDHEDVDRIVAAVAAGEAAAAALDHVLPGGDRWAHSTIGAVRDSAGRPMYLFAQTEDVTGRRQAVEQLRVSEERFRLLVEGVQDYAIFMLDPEGRVSTWNLGAERMKGYRADEIIGRHFRNFYPPEVQAARHPERELEIAVREGRYEEEGWRVRKDGTRFWANVVITALFDGDGRLAGFGKVTRDVTERAMAESALRASEERFRLLVEGVQDYAIFMLDRDGYVTTWNRGAERMKGYADDEIIGRHFRNFYPPEVQAARHPEHELEIAVREGRYEEEGWRVRKDGTRFWANVVITALFDAGGELAGFAKVTRDVTDRRAAAQARERAAAELADANRQLQTAADKTAEFVAVTAHELQSPVAAMTGGADLLLEHWDDLDADERADTLQSIVRGGERIRRLLGDLLTASRLEAGSFDLHVEDVPLRSLLSDVAGDAAAEAGPVVVDCDESVVVRADRTRLAQVVGNLVTNGFRHGAPPVEVAARRAGDAVEVRVRDAGPGVPDELVPRLFDKFARGRPRAGSGTGLGLFIVRELARAQQGDAWYERDDDGRGAFVVRLPAAR, from the coding sequence GTGCGCGACGGCCGCTACGACGTGGTGCTGGTCGACGACGCCGTCGACGTCCGGGCCGTGGTCGGCCGCCAGCTGCGGCTGAGCCGCCGGTTCACGGTCGTGGGCGAGGGCGGGTCGGGGGCCGAGGCCGTCGCCCTCGCCGCCGAGCACCAGCCCGACCTCGTGCTGCTCGACGCCTCGATGCCGGGGCGCGACGGGCTCGACGCCCTCCCTGCCGTCCGCCAGGCCGCGCCGGGGGCCAAGGTCGTGATGCTCACGGGGTTCGCCGGCTCGGCCCTCGAGCGCCGTGCCCGGGACCTCGGCGCCGCCGACTTCGTCGACAAGGCGGCGCCGATCCGCGACCTCCCCGGCCGACTGCTGGCCGTGCTCGGCGTCGGCGGCGCGCCGCGGCGGCCGACGGCCGGCGACCCCACTGCCGGGCCCGAGCCAGAGGCGGTCATGGCCGAGCACCTCGAGCGGTTCCGGACGGTGTTCGACCAGGCCACCATCGGCATGTCCACCCTCACCCTCTCGGGCACGATCGTCCGGGTCAACCCGGCGCTCGCCGACCTCCTCGGCGGTGACGAGGAGGCCTTCGTCGGCCGCCCGTATGCCGACGTCCTCGCGCCGGACGACCACGAGGACGTCGACCGGATCGTCGCCGCGGTCGCCGCCGGCGAGGCGGCCGCCGCCGCGCTCGACCACGTCCTCCCCGGCGGCGACCGCTGGGCCCACTCGACCATCGGCGCCGTGAGGGACTCGGCCGGCCGGCCGATGTACCTGTTCGCCCAGACCGAGGACGTCACCGGGCGGCGCCAGGCGGTCGAGCAGCTGCGGGTCAGCGAGGAGCGGTTCCGGCTGCTCGTCGAGGGGGTGCAGGACTACGCCATCTTCATGCTCGACCCGGAGGGCCGGGTGAGCACCTGGAACCTCGGCGCCGAGCGCATGAAGGGCTACCGGGCCGACGAGATCATCGGCCGGCACTTCCGGAACTTCTACCCGCCCGAGGTGCAGGCCGCCCGCCACCCGGAGCGCGAGCTCGAGATCGCCGTGCGGGAGGGGCGCTACGAGGAGGAGGGCTGGCGGGTCCGCAAGGACGGCACCCGCTTCTGGGCCAACGTCGTCATCACCGCCCTGTTCGACGGCGACGGGCGCCTCGCCGGGTTCGGCAAGGTGACGAGGGACGTGACCGAGCGGGCCATGGCCGAGTCCGCCCTGCGGGCCAGCGAGGAGCGCTTCCGGCTGCTCGTCGAGGGCGTGCAGGACTACGCCATCTTCATGCTCGACCGAGACGGCTACGTGACGACGTGGAACCGCGGCGCCGAGCGCATGAAGGGCTACGCCGACGACGAGATCATCGGCCGCCACTTCCGGAACTTCTACCCGCCCGAGGTGCAGGCCGCCCGCCACCCCGAGCACGAGCTCGAGATCGCCGTGCGGGAGGGGCGCTACGAGGAGGAGGGCTGGCGGGTCCGCAAGGACGGCACCCGCTTCTGGGCCAACGTCGTCATCACGGCGCTGTTCGACGCCGGCGGCGAGCTGGCCGGGTTCGCCAAGGTGACGCGGGACGTCACCGACCGGCGGGCCGCCGCCCAGGCCCGCGAGCGGGCCGCGGCGGAGCTGGCCGACGCCAACCGCCAGCTCCAGACGGCGGCCGACAAGACCGCCGAGTTCGTCGCCGTGACGGCCCACGAGCTCCAGAGCCCGGTGGCGGCGATGACCGGCGGGGCCGACCTGCTCCTCGAGCACTGGGACGACCTCGACGCCGACGAGCGGGCCGACACCCTCCAGAGCATCGTGCGGGGCGGCGAGCGGATCCGGCGCCTGCTCGGCGACCTGCTGACCGCGTCGCGCCTCGAGGCGGGGTCGTTCGACCTGCACGTCGAGGACGTGCCGTTGCGGTCCCTCCTGTCCGACGTGGCCGGCGACGCCGCGGCCGAGGCCGGGCCGGTGGTGGTCGACTGCGACGAGTCGGTCGTCGTGCGGGCCGACCGCACGCGGCTGGCCCAGGTGGTCGGCAACCTCGTCACCAACGGCTTCCGGCACGGCGCCCCGCCCGTCGAGGTCGCGGCCCGCCGGGCCGGCGACGCCGTCGAGGTGCGGGTCCGCGACGCCGGCCCGGGCGTGCCCGACGAGCTCGTCCCCCGCCTCTTCGACAAGTTCGCCAGGGGCCGGCCGCGGGCCGGCTCGGGGACGGGGCTCGGGCTGTTCATCGTCCGCGAGCTGGCCAGGGCCCAGCAGGGCGACGCCTGGTACGAGCGCGACGACGACGGCCGGGGCGCCTTCGTCGTGCGCCTCCCCGCCGCCCGCTGA
- a CDS encoding response regulator encodes MGVTVVLVDDIAELRAIVRRALRLRGGFDVVAEVGDGASAIAAARDHRPDIVVLDLGLPDLAGHEVLTGVRAASPGTQVVVYTGSVTHDRFDMLRQVAGFVRKDEDIRYLVDLLEDLGRRYHRQAAIRVRRDLGDVAVARRFVADHCRVWGCEDIVHDAELVVTELVTNALVHAQTRCEVRVRRRDRFLRIEVMDEGDGTPDLLAAGEHAEHGRGLVLVSAVGSAWGVEARPPAGKMVWVELFTASDPPGAEEEGGTSASTGERRIRPAGGDAPGGGPVGGTPPGGRGGVARRLPRRVDGARTVVARRA; translated from the coding sequence GTGGGCGTCACCGTGGTCCTGGTCGACGACATCGCCGAGCTGCGGGCCATCGTCCGCCGCGCGCTCCGCCTCCGCGGCGGGTTCGACGTGGTGGCCGAGGTCGGCGACGGCGCGAGCGCCATCGCCGCGGCGCGGGACCACCGGCCCGACATCGTCGTGCTCGACCTCGGCCTGCCCGACCTGGCCGGCCACGAGGTGCTGACCGGCGTGCGGGCCGCGTCGCCCGGCACCCAGGTCGTCGTCTACACCGGGTCGGTCACCCACGACCGCTTCGACATGCTCCGCCAGGTCGCCGGGTTCGTCCGCAAGGACGAGGACATCCGCTACCTGGTCGACCTGCTCGAGGACCTCGGCCGCCGCTACCACCGCCAGGCCGCCATCCGCGTCCGCCGGGACCTCGGCGACGTCGCCGTCGCCCGCCGGTTCGTCGCCGACCACTGCCGGGTGTGGGGGTGCGAGGACATCGTCCACGACGCCGAGCTGGTCGTCACCGAGCTGGTCACCAACGCGCTGGTCCACGCCCAGACCCGGTGCGAGGTGCGGGTGCGCCGGCGGGACCGGTTCCTGCGGATCGAGGTCATGGACGAGGGCGACGGCACGCCCGACCTCCTCGCCGCCGGCGAGCACGCCGAGCACGGGCGCGGCCTCGTGCTCGTGTCCGCCGTCGGCAGCGCCTGGGGGGTCGAGGCCCGCCCACCGGCCGGGAAGATGGTCTGGGTCGAGCTGTTCACGGCGAGCGACCCGCCCGGCGCCGAGGAGGAGGGCGGCACCTCGGCCTCGACCGGCGAGCGCCGGATCCGCCCGGCGGGCGGCGACGCCCCCGGCGGTGGCCCGGTCGGCGGCACGCCGCCCGGCGGCCGGGGCGGCGTCGCCCGCCGCCTGCCCCGCCGCGTCGACGGCGCGCGCACGGTCGTCGCCCGCCGCGCCTGA